Proteins found in one Halobaculum sp. MBLA0147 genomic segment:
- a CDS encoding SHOCT domain-containing protein: MDDETALDRLRDNLTGIVSLLVTGVWMTGLFTGQEWWLPALIVGYAVVLPLVGILAGEDTDADDWVDLGDSQSADTSERRRTEHDEADGGSTKDALETLRERYARGELTEQQFERKLDRLLETESVEDAEAYRRRARRDVDGPEPRETTDAADRGDERERERE; encoded by the coding sequence ATGGACGACGAGACGGCACTGGACCGACTCCGAGACAACCTCACCGGTATCGTCTCACTGTTGGTCACCGGCGTCTGGATGACCGGGCTGTTCACCGGCCAGGAGTGGTGGCTCCCCGCCCTGATCGTCGGGTACGCGGTCGTACTTCCACTCGTCGGAATCCTCGCGGGCGAGGACACCGACGCCGACGACTGGGTCGACCTCGGTGACTCGCAGTCGGCCGACACGAGCGAACGGCGACGCACGGAGCACGACGAGGCCGACGGGGGGTCGACGAAGGACGCGTTGGAGACGCTGCGAGAGCGCTACGCTCGCGGCGAGTTGACCGAACAGCAGTTCGAGCGGAAACTCGACCGCCTCCTCGAGACGGAGAGCGTCGAAGACGCCGAGGCGTACCGCCGGCGAGCCCGCCGCGATGTCGACGGACCGGAGCCGCGGGAGACGACAGACGCTGCCGATCGAGGAGACGAGCGCGAACGGGAACGCGAGTGA
- the ribH gene encoding 6,7-dimethyl-8-ribityllumazine synthase: MSDVTLGLVVAQFNASVTERMAESARGAADERGATVVEQVEVPGVYDTPLVADRLARRADVDAVAVIGAVVTGDTDHDEVVADAAAKKLSEVSLERDTPVTFGVSGPGQSGAEARERIEKGAEAVDAALDVLEALEDV, encoded by the coding sequence GTGAGCGACGTAACACTCGGGTTGGTGGTGGCGCAGTTCAACGCGTCAGTCACCGAACGGATGGCGGAGTCGGCGCGCGGGGCGGCCGACGAACGCGGCGCGACGGTGGTCGAGCAGGTCGAGGTCCCCGGGGTGTACGACACGCCGTTGGTCGCCGACAGGCTGGCACGACGGGCGGACGTCGACGCCGTCGCGGTGATCGGCGCGGTCGTCACCGGTGACACGGACCACGACGAGGTGGTCGCGGACGCCGCCGCGAAGAAACTCTCCGAGGTGAGCCTCGAACGCGACACGCCGGTGACCTTCGGCGTCTCCGGCCCCGGACAGAGCGGTGCCGAAGCGCGCGAACGGATCGAGAAGGGTGCGGAGGCGGTCGACGCGGCACTCGACGTGCTGGAGGCACTCGAGGATGTCTGA
- a CDS encoding pyridoxal phosphate-dependent aminotransferase produces MSESHEDDHPTDADRQPADDTTASDLLATDGGEAAAAFEFATSERVGRVEPSATLAIGNRAAELEADGIDVVDLSVGEPDFPTPENVVEAGKAALDAGHTGYTSSNGVPELKEAIAEKLRGDGIDATADEVIVTPGAKQALYETVQSLVDPGDEVVLLDPAWVSYEPMVKLADGETTHVDTAPSFDLEPALDDLAAAVDDETELLVVTTPSNPTGAVYSEAALRGVRDIAVEHDVAVIADEIYGEITFDGREQTSLASLDGMADRTVTINGFSKAYSMTGWRLGYLHATGSLVGEAGKLHSHSVSCATNFVQRAGIEALENTDEAVAEMVDAFQARRDLVVDLLADAGVAVDPPEGAFYMMVPVDDDDQTWAERAIDEAHVATVPGNAFGAPGYVRISYAASEARLREGIDRLVDHGLL; encoded by the coding sequence ATGTCTGAATCGCACGAGGACGACCACCCGACGGACGCCGACCGGCAACCGGCCGACGACACGACGGCATCCGATCTCCTCGCGACGGACGGTGGCGAGGCCGCGGCTGCCTTCGAGTTCGCGACGAGCGAGCGCGTCGGGCGGGTGGAGCCGTCCGCGACGCTGGCGATCGGTAATCGCGCGGCCGAGTTGGAGGCCGACGGGATCGACGTGGTCGACCTGTCGGTCGGTGAACCGGACTTCCCGACCCCCGAGAACGTCGTCGAGGCGGGGAAAGCCGCGTTGGACGCCGGTCACACCGGCTACACATCCTCGAACGGCGTTCCCGAACTGAAGGAGGCGATCGCGGAGAAACTCCGTGGCGACGGGATCGACGCGACCGCCGACGAGGTGATCGTCACCCCCGGCGCGAAGCAGGCACTGTACGAGACGGTCCAGTCGCTCGTCGACCCGGGTGACGAGGTCGTCTTACTCGACCCGGCGTGGGTCTCCTACGAGCCGATGGTGAAACTGGCCGACGGGGAGACGACCCACGTCGACACCGCTCCCTCCTTCGACCTGGAGCCGGCACTCGACGACCTGGCGGCCGCCGTGGACGACGAGACGGAACTGCTCGTCGTCACGACGCCGTCGAACCCGACCGGGGCGGTGTACTCCGAGGCGGCGCTGCGTGGCGTACGTGACATCGCCGTCGAGCACGACGTGGCGGTGATCGCCGACGAGATCTACGGGGAGATCACCTTCGACGGCCGCGAGCAGACGAGTCTCGCGAGTCTCGACGGGATGGCCGACCGCACGGTGACGATCAACGGCTTCTCGAAGGCGTACTCGATGACCGGCTGGCGGCTCGGCTACCTCCACGCGACGGGGTCGCTGGTCGGCGAGGCGGGGAAACTCCACTCACACTCCGTCTCGTGTGCGACGAACTTCGTCCAGCGGGCCGGGATCGAGGCGCTGGAGAACACCGACGAGGCGGTCGCGGAGATGGTCGACGCCTTCCAAGCGCGACGCGACCTCGTCGTCGACCTACTCGCGGACGCCGGCGTCGCGGTGGACCCGCCGGAAGGGGCCTTCTACATGATGGTCCCGGTCGACGACGACGACCAGACGTGGGCGGAACGCGCCATCGACGAGGCCCACGTCGCCACGGTGCCCGGCAACGCCTTCGGCGCGCCGGGGTACGTCCGGATCTCCTACGCCGCCAGCGAGGCGCGTCTCCGCGAGGGGATCGACCGACTCGTGGACCACGGCCTGCTGTAA
- a CDS encoding transcriptional regulator: MPNRTTRERIADQLRDEPATAAQLAAALEVPEPQVYGHLEHVAASVGDGEQFLVAPPECRDCGFDRFDDPVNDPSQCPSCRSGNLAPARFTVEPAE, encoded by the coding sequence ATGCCAAACAGAACCACACGCGAGCGGATCGCGGACCAGTTGCGCGACGAGCCGGCGACGGCAGCGCAGTTGGCCGCGGCGCTGGAGGTGCCGGAGCCACAGGTGTACGGCCACCTCGAACACGTCGCCGCGTCCGTCGGCGACGGCGAACAGTTCCTCGTCGCCCCGCCGGAGTGTCGCGACTGTGGGTTCGACCGCTTCGACGACCCCGTCAACGACCCCTCACAGTGTCCGTCGTGTCGCAGCGGGAACCTCGCGCCGGCACGGTTCACCGTCGAACCCGCCGAGTGA
- the alaS gene encoding alanine--tRNA ligase → MTDLTEAYRLDYFEEEGFTRTECSSCGAHFWTRDHDRELCGEPPCEEYSFVDDPGFDREYTLEEMREAFLSYFEAHDHERVSPYPVAANRWRDDVLLTQASIYDFQPHVTSGQSPPPANPLAVSQPCIRMQDIDNVGRTGRHTMAFEMMGHHAFNADPDTDYAYEGEVYWKDECVEFCEGFFAEFGVDLSELTFIEDPWVGGGNAGPAFEVIYRGAELATLVFMSMERDPDGEYEMKDGNRYTQMDRRVVDTGYGLERWTWMSQGTPTVYEAVYPEAIEFLKDNAGIEHTDEEAALINRASKLAGKLDIDDVEDFAAARAEIADELDVDADRLTELLEPLEDIYAVADHCRTLAYMFGDEIVPSNVGTGYLARMVLRRTKRLVDRVGIDAPLDELVDMQAERLGYENRDLIRDVVRTEVRKYRETLERGRRRVRQLAEEYADADEPVPTEELVELYDSHGIQPDTVAEIASEEGAAVDVPDDFYGLVAERHDAATGGTATSERDERVAELPETDRLYYDDQERTEFEAVVLDVFERADGDFDVVLDQTMFYPEGGGQPADHGTLSTEETTVDVTDVQIHDGVVLHRTDADPGTGEFVRGQLDADRRRRLMRHHTATHVVGYAARQVLGDHVRQAGAQKGVDSARLDVTHYDRITRTEVEEIERVANELVRENVPVTQSWPGRNEAEAEYGFDLYQGGIPPGEEIRVVEVGPDVQACGGTHVARTGDLGVIKLSTTEPVQDGVERLVFAAGDAAIEATHREENALYEAAAVLDVDPLDVPETAERFFTEWKERGKEIERLKQELAEVRASATGDTVDVGDAEAVVRRVDGDTEELRATANALVEEGTVAVLGSGAGGSATFVVGVPEGVGVDAGEVVAELASRVGGGGGGPPDFAQGGGPDVDALDDALAAAPDVLTAVRDA, encoded by the coding sequence ATGACCGACCTCACCGAAGCGTACCGACTGGACTACTTCGAGGAGGAGGGGTTCACTCGGACGGAGTGTTCCTCCTGTGGTGCGCACTTCTGGACCCGCGACCACGACCGCGAGCTGTGTGGGGAACCACCCTGCGAGGAGTACTCCTTCGTCGACGACCCCGGCTTCGACCGCGAGTACACCCTCGAAGAGATGCGAGAGGCGTTCCTCTCGTACTTCGAGGCCCACGACCACGAACGCGTCTCCCCGTACCCCGTCGCCGCGAACCGCTGGCGCGACGACGTGCTCTTGACGCAGGCGTCGATCTACGACTTCCAGCCACACGTCACCAGCGGGCAGTCCCCGCCGCCGGCGAACCCGCTGGCGGTGTCCCAGCCGTGTATCCGGATGCAGGACATCGACAACGTCGGCCGGACCGGCCGCCACACGATGGCCTTCGAGATGATGGGCCACCACGCGTTCAACGCCGACCCCGACACCGACTACGCCTACGAGGGAGAGGTGTACTGGAAAGACGAGTGTGTGGAGTTCTGTGAGGGGTTCTTCGCGGAGTTCGGCGTCGACCTCTCGGAGTTGACGTTCATCGAGGACCCGTGGGTCGGCGGCGGCAACGCCGGGCCGGCGTTCGAAGTGATCTACCGCGGTGCCGAGTTGGCGACGCTCGTCTTCATGTCGATGGAGCGAGACCCGGACGGGGAGTACGAGATGAAGGACGGCAACCGCTACACCCAGATGGATCGCCGGGTCGTCGACACCGGTTACGGGTTGGAGCGGTGGACCTGGATGAGTCAGGGGACGCCGACGGTGTACGAGGCGGTGTACCCGGAGGCGATCGAGTTCCTGAAGGACAACGCCGGGATCGAACACACCGACGAGGAGGCGGCGCTGATCAACCGCGCGTCGAAGCTCGCCGGGAAACTCGACATCGACGACGTGGAGGACTTCGCGGCGGCCCGCGCGGAGATCGCCGACGAACTCGACGTAGACGCCGACCGCCTGACGGAACTGTTGGAGCCGTTGGAGGACATCTACGCGGTCGCCGACCACTGCCGGACGCTGGCGTACATGTTCGGCGACGAGATCGTCCCCTCGAACGTCGGGACGGGGTACCTCGCCCGGATGGTGTTGCGCCGCACCAAGCGACTCGTCGACCGCGTTGGGATCGACGCGCCGTTGGACGAACTCGTCGACATGCAGGCCGAGCGGCTCGGCTACGAGAACCGCGACCTGATCCGCGACGTGGTGCGGACGGAGGTGCGCAAGTACCGCGAGACGCTCGAACGCGGCCGGCGGCGCGTCCGGCAACTCGCCGAGGAGTACGCCGACGCCGACGAGCCGGTACCGACCGAGGAGTTGGTGGAGCTGTACGACTCCCACGGGATCCAGCCGGACACCGTGGCGGAGATCGCGAGCGAGGAGGGGGCCGCCGTCGACGTGCCCGACGACTTCTACGGGCTCGTCGCCGAGCGCCACGACGCCGCGACCGGCGGGACGGCGACGAGCGAGCGCGACGAGCGGGTCGCGGAGTTGCCCGAGACGGACCGGCTCTACTACGACGACCAGGAGCGGACGGAGTTCGAGGCGGTCGTCCTCGACGTGTTCGAGCGCGCGGACGGCGACTTCGACGTGGTGCTCGACCAGACGATGTTCTACCCGGAGGGCGGTGGGCAGCCCGCCGACCACGGGACGCTCTCGACGGAGGAGACGACCGTCGACGTGACCGACGTGCAGATCCACGACGGGGTCGTGCTCCACCGGACGGACGCCGACCCGGGGACGGGCGAGTTCGTCCGCGGCCAACTCGACGCCGACCGCCGCCGGCGGCTGATGCGCCACCACACGGCGACACACGTCGTCGGCTACGCCGCTCGGCAGGTGTTGGGCGACCACGTCCGGCAAGCTGGCGCACAGAAGGGGGTCGACTCGGCGCGGCTCGACGTGACGCACTACGACCGGATCACCCGCACGGAGGTCGAGGAGATCGAACGCGTCGCGAACGAGCTCGTGCGCGAGAACGTCCCGGTGACGCAGTCGTGGCCCGGCCGCAACGAGGCGGAGGCGGAGTACGGCTTCGACCTCTACCAGGGTGGCATCCCCCCGGGCGAGGAGATCCGGGTCGTCGAAGTCGGACCGGACGTGCAGGCGTGTGGCGGGACACACGTCGCCCGGACGGGCGACCTGGGTGTGATCAAGCTGTCGACGACCGAGCCCGTCCAGGACGGGGTCGAGCGGCTGGTGTTCGCGGCCGGCGACGCGGCGATCGAGGCGACCCACCGCGAGGAGAACGCGCTGTACGAGGCCGCGGCCGTGTTGGACGTGGACCCGCTGGACGTGCCCGAGACGGCCGAGCGGTTCTTCACGGAGTGGAAGGAGCGCGGCAAGGAGATCGAGCGCCTGAAGCAGGAACTCGCCGAGGTGCGGGCGTCGGCGACCGGGGACACGGTCGACGTGGGTGACGCCGAGGCCGTCGTCCGACGTGTCGACGGCGACACGGAGGAGTTGCGGGCGACCGCGAACGCACTCGTCGAGGAGGGCACCGTCGCGGTGCTCGGCTCCGGCGCGGGCGGGTCGGCGACGTTCGTCGTCGGCGTCCCCGAGGGTGTCGGCGTCGACGCCGGCGAGGTCGTCGCAGAACTCGCGAGTCGCGTCGGGGGAGGCGGTGGCGGGCCGCCGGACTTCGCACAGGGCGGTGGACCGGACGTCGACGCCTTGGACGACGCGCTCGCGGCCGCACCGGACGTGTTGACCGCGGTCCGCGACGCCTGA
- a CDS encoding GAF domain-containing protein, whose amino-acid sequence MGREVSVLVVGDADTADALAGRADLSVVATDRESVADALAPEHDVVVVVDEPLVEEATLSTVESLGVPVVFYGAERPTASWLDGFVRRTDDGVGHLVDELHHAVAGETRLQLREHRRQLATLHDGAAELAAVRTVQELYDRTLDVARDVLSFDHGLLLVRSDDTLETVAHTPGEWAPEREPTGGSLAGETLSSGAPTVVDDIAADDRGSRHGVSRSVLSVPVGDDAVVQFGSEAPNGFGASDVEAAQLLATHVEETRDRLVAEADARTRRERIAALHRAATNLIDADDPETVYERTVGIAADVLRLDGCVLAEATDDEFVVLADADTVDDPGDRLTDRGHGVLERTYETGEAVLVDDVRADEHAEPTDDSYRAALSVPFGDVGVFQAAAAEPGAYDETDRELAELLVSYATTTLERIASERALRESQSTIERLHEAATRVAAADDEAAVVDRAMAAAKEVLAFDLCTLDLVDESGERLHPAATSDDEAVESESSDVEEGGLAGKTFREGETFVVDDLAADDDADPTKREYRSAISVPVGRVGVFQAVSTETGAFDDDDVDRAELLMAHVAVSLERVRAEDGLRDERDRLSALFENIPDAVVSFEMTDEGPIVENVNAAFEATFGYEAATLRGENLDEYIVPPADTEISADADTLNERLRAGENVRHECRRRTADGIRDFLMYVVPLELGTENVAGYAIYSDITDRKERERELRRQNERLDEFASVVSHDLRNPISIADGWLDMARRTGDEEHFDRVQDAIDRMDVLVDDLLTLAREGEVVGDPEPVEVAAVAEEAWSHVDTARATLETGDAVGVTVEADPDRLSELFENLYRNAVEHGGTDVVVRVREAPGGFAVADDGPGVPEADRESVFDAGVTTSEDGTGFGLPIVKRIAEAHGWRVTLDDSWADGARFVFTDTE is encoded by the coding sequence ATGGGGCGCGAGGTATCCGTGTTGGTCGTCGGGGACGCAGACACCGCCGACGCGTTGGCTGGACGGGCAGACCTCTCCGTCGTCGCGACCGACCGCGAGTCGGTCGCCGACGCGCTCGCTCCCGAGCACGACGTGGTCGTGGTCGTCGACGAACCTCTGGTCGAGGAGGCGACGTTGTCGACGGTCGAGTCACTCGGCGTCCCGGTCGTCTTCTACGGTGCCGAGCGCCCGACGGCGTCGTGGCTCGACGGGTTCGTCCGCCGGACCGACGACGGCGTCGGTCACCTCGTCGACGAACTCCACCACGCCGTCGCCGGGGAGACGCGGCTGCAGCTCCGCGAACACCGGCGACAGCTCGCCACACTCCACGACGGCGCCGCCGAGTTGGCGGCTGTGCGCACCGTCCAGGAGTTGTACGACCGCACACTGGACGTGGCACGCGACGTGTTGTCGTTCGACCACGGACTGTTGCTGGTCCGCTCCGACGACACCCTGGAGACGGTCGCACACACGCCGGGGGAGTGGGCGCCCGAACGGGAGCCGACTGGGGGGAGTCTGGCCGGCGAGACGCTCTCGTCGGGCGCCCCGACCGTCGTCGACGACATCGCGGCCGACGACCGGGGGAGCCGACACGGCGTCTCCAGATCCGTGCTGTCGGTCCCGGTCGGCGACGACGCCGTCGTCCAGTTCGGGTCGGAGGCACCCAACGGGTTCGGCGCCTCCGACGTGGAGGCCGCCCAACTGCTGGCGACCCACGTCGAGGAGACGCGCGACCGGCTGGTGGCGGAGGCGGACGCACGCACCCGTCGCGAACGGATCGCGGCGCTGCACCGAGCCGCCACGAACCTGATCGACGCGGACGACCCCGAGACGGTGTACGAGCGGACCGTCGGCATCGCCGCCGACGTGTTGCGACTCGACGGCTGTGTGCTCGCGGAGGCGACCGACGACGAGTTCGTCGTGCTCGCGGACGCCGACACCGTCGACGACCCGGGCGACCGGCTCACCGACCGTGGGCACGGCGTCTTGGAGCGGACCTACGAGACCGGCGAGGCGGTGCTCGTCGACGACGTGCGGGCCGACGAGCACGCAGAGCCGACCGACGACAGCTACCGGGCGGCGCTGTCGGTGCCGTTCGGCGACGTGGGTGTGTTCCAGGCGGCCGCCGCCGAGCCCGGCGCCTACGACGAGACGGACCGGGAACTCGCGGAGCTGTTGGTGTCGTACGCCACGACCACGCTGGAGCGGATCGCCTCCGAGCGCGCACTCCGCGAGTCACAGTCGACCATCGAGCGGCTCCACGAGGCCGCGACGCGGGTCGCGGCGGCCGACGACGAGGCGGCGGTCGTCGACCGCGCGATGGCCGCCGCCAAGGAGGTGCTCGCCTTCGACCTGTGTACGCTGGATCTGGTCGACGAGAGCGGGGAACGACTCCACCCGGCCGCCACCTCCGACGACGAGGCGGTCGAGTCGGAGTCGTCAGACGTCGAGGAGGGCGGTCTCGCGGGGAAGACGTTCCGCGAGGGAGAGACGTTCGTCGTCGACGATCTGGCGGCCGACGACGACGCCGACCCGACGAAACGCGAGTACCGGTCGGCGATCAGCGTCCCGGTCGGTCGTGTCGGCGTGTTCCAGGCCGTCTCGACGGAGACCGGCGCCTTCGACGACGACGACGTCGACCGCGCGGAACTACTGATGGCACACGTCGCGGTGTCGCTCGAACGGGTCCGCGCCGAAGACGGGCTCCGCGACGAGCGGGACCGACTGTCGGCACTGTTCGAGAACATCCCGGACGCGGTCGTCTCCTTCGAGATGACCGACGAGGGCCCGATCGTCGAGAACGTCAACGCCGCCTTCGAGGCGACGTTCGGCTACGAGGCCGCGACCTTGCGCGGTGAGAACTTGGACGAGTACATCGTCCCGCCGGCGGACACGGAGATCTCCGCCGACGCAGACACCCTGAACGAGCGCCTCCGTGCCGGCGAGAACGTCCGCCACGAGTGTCGTCGGCGAACCGCCGACGGGATCCGAGACTTCCTGATGTACGTCGTCCCGCTGGAACTCGGGACGGAGAACGTCGCCGGCTACGCCATCTACTCCGACATCACCGACCGGAAGGAGCGCGAGCGGGAGCTCCGACGCCAGAACGAGCGACTCGACGAGTTCGCCTCCGTCGTCAGCCACGACCTCCGGAATCCCATCTCCATCGCGGACGGGTGGCTCGACATGGCCCGCCGGACCGGCGACGAGGAACACTTCGACCGCGTGCAGGACGCGATCGACCGGATGGACGTGCTCGTCGACGACCTGCTCACGTTGGCTCGCGAGGGCGAGGTGGTCGGCGACCCAGAACCGGTCGAGGTGGCGGCAGTCGCCGAGGAGGCGTGGAGTCACGTCGACACCGCGCGCGCGACGCTGGAGACGGGCGACGCCGTCGGCGTCACGGTGGAGGCGGACCCCGATCGCCTCTCGGAGTTGTTCGAGAACCTCTACCGGAACGCGGTCGAACACGGTGGGACGGACGTGGTCGTCCGCGTCCGCGAGGCGCCGGGCGGATTCGCGGTCGCAGACGACGGCCCCGGCGTCCCCGAGGCCGACAGAGAGAGCGTGTTCGACGCCGGGGTCACGACCAGCGAGGACGGCACCGGCTTCGGGCTCCCGATCGTCAAACGGATCGCCGAGGCACACGGCTGGCGCGTCACGTTGGACGACTCGTGGGCCGACGGCGCCCGGTTCGTGTTCACCGACACGGAGTGA
- a CDS encoding TspO/MBR family protein, producing MSSRRVLDRADWDDRLDGPLGAVALVLVVNAVGAAPALLAGPDTAWFAALEKPGIYPPSATFAVVWTTLFTLQGVAVWLVVRGAVGRERRLALGVFAAQFLVNVAWTPAFFGLQSIPLALVVAGLLVPLVAAAAYRFWLIDRRAGALLVPYLAWAGFAVLLTYRFLVVN from the coding sequence ATGAGCTCCAGACGGGTACTCGACCGGGCGGACTGGGACGACAGACTGGACGGCCCGCTGGGTGCGGTCGCGTTGGTGCTGGTCGTCAACGCCGTCGGCGCGGCACCGGCACTGCTTGCCGGCCCGGACACGGCGTGGTTCGCGGCGCTCGAGAAGCCGGGGATCTACCCGCCGTCGGCGACGTTCGCGGTCGTCTGGACGACACTGTTCACCCTCCAGGGAGTCGCCGTCTGGCTCGTGGTCCGCGGGGCGGTCGGCCGCGAGCGGCGACTGGCGCTCGGTGTCTTCGCCGCGCAGTTCCTCGTCAACGTGGCGTGGACACCCGCGTTCTTCGGGCTCCAGTCGATCCCGCTCGCACTCGTCGTCGCCGGGCTGCTCGTCCCGCTGGTCGCGGCCGCGGCGTACCGCTTCTGGTTGATCGACCGGCGTGCCGGCGCGCTACTCGTCCCCTACCTCGCGTGGGCCGGATTCGCCGTCCTGTTGACGTACCGGTTCCTCGTCGTGAACTGA
- a CDS encoding alpha/beta fold hydrolase, translating to MAFDRLTSTLKYAGYGLLAAGGIAAATRGLRARAGELEPPLSGDHHTFRWRGMDVAYTEAGDPDDETLVAVHGINAAGSSGEFREVFDALAADYHVVAPDLPGFGCSDRPPLRYSAALYEDFLADFLREYDEPAVLASSLSAAYVAAALDRGDVTASRLALVCPTATGGPEPPKVWLRELLRAPVLGEGLYALLGSKPSIRYFNADHGYWDPAKAGDDWQDYEWRTAHQEGARFAPASFVAGFLNSDVALGPLLAELDLPTTILWGREADLPPLSTGRELAETADATLIAFDDAMLLPHVEFPEAFVDAVTGEFGAADDPDRTVSVERE from the coding sequence ATGGCCTTCGACCGTCTCACGTCCACGCTGAAGTACGCCGGCTACGGCCTCCTCGCGGCCGGTGGGATCGCCGCCGCGACCCGGGGCCTCCGGGCCCGTGCGGGTGAGTTGGAACCGCCGTTGTCTGGTGACCACCACACGTTCCGCTGGCGCGGGATGGACGTGGCCTACACCGAAGCGGGCGACCCGGACGACGAGACGCTCGTCGCCGTCCACGGGATCAACGCCGCCGGCTCCTCCGGCGAGTTCCGCGAAGTGTTCGACGCGCTCGCCGCGGACTACCACGTCGTCGCGCCGGACCTCCCCGGGTTCGGCTGCTCGGACCGACCGCCGCTGCGCTACTCCGCGGCGCTGTACGAGGACTTCCTCGCGGACTTCCTCCGGGAGTACGACGAGCCCGCGGTGCTGGCCTCCTCGCTGTCGGCCGCGTACGTCGCGGCGGCACTGGACCGCGGCGACGTGACCGCGAGTCGCCTCGCACTCGTCTGTCCGACCGCGACCGGCGGCCCCGAACCGCCGAAGGTGTGGCTGCGCGAACTGCTGCGCGCCCCGGTGCTCGGCGAGGGGCTCTACGCGCTGCTCGGCTCGAAGCCGTCGATCCGCTACTTCAACGCCGACCACGGCTACTGGGACCCCGCGAAGGCGGGCGACGACTGGCAGGACTACGAGTGGCGGACGGCCCACCAGGAAGGTGCCCGCTTCGCCCCGGCCTCCTTCGTCGCCGGCTTCCTCAACAGCGACGTGGCGCTGGGGCCACTGCTGGCGGAGTTGGACCTGCCGACGACGATCCTGTGGGGGCGGGAGGCGGACCTCCCGCCGCTCTCGACGGGCCGGGAGTTGGCCGAGACCGCGGACGCGACGCTGATCGCCTTCGACGACGCGATGCTGTTGCCACACGTCGAGTTCCCCGAGGCGTTCGTCGACGCCGTCACCGGTGAGTTCGGGGCGGCCGACGACCCCGACCGGACCGTCTCCGTCGAACGGGAGTGA
- a CDS encoding Zn-ribbon domain-containing OB-fold protein — protein MTSDPVPGADDGYDEWADALVEEGFYLECPNEHGSLPPRRVCPECGSDSLSEVPLPVRGEIVTFSQVHVAPPDFADNTPYVTAIAEFGPVRLTGIVRGLDAEEVTVGTRVETDVAQNGTTGKRLVVFRPRQ, from the coding sequence ATGACGAGCGATCCGGTGCCGGGGGCCGACGACGGGTACGACGAGTGGGCGGACGCGCTCGTCGAGGAGGGGTTCTACCTGGAGTGTCCGAACGAGCACGGCTCGCTGCCGCCGCGGCGCGTCTGTCCAGAGTGTGGCAGCGACTCGCTGTCGGAGGTGCCGCTGCCGGTCCGCGGCGAGATCGTCACCTTCTCACAGGTTCACGTCGCGCCGCCCGACTTCGCCGACAACACGCCGTACGTCACCGCCATCGCGGAGTTCGGCCCGGTGCGACTCACCGGGATCGTCCGCGGACTCGACGCCGAGGAGGTGACGGTCGGGACCCGTGTCGAGACCGACGTGGCACAGAACGGGACGACCGGGAAGCGGTTGGTCGTGTTCCGGCCGCGGCAGTGA